One region of Flavobacterium pisciphilum genomic DNA includes:
- a CDS encoding glycosyltransferase family 2 protein, protein MKHTVVIPLYNKEKYIDDTIRSLAFQDSKASQIIIIDDFSTDRSLVCLKDSISFFAPQFLKTDIKIIELKENKGPSNARNIGIELATGDLISFLDADDCYTPSCLSDVNLIMEQENIGVLVLGILLIPSDYYLPNIKSFESELTSLSNELFLIPNALHSISSPDFIMGVGSNVVIQKKYLEDIRYQTDVSLNEGIDFWYRILKSLAKQVRVGLLNKTCIEVREIEGSLSRSSYANWKELEVPVILKRYKESSNQYDQQLMGMLSQRWFEHAMERLPSWQQKTLFILNHSRGLIKNRCYFKMRNK, encoded by the coding sequence GTGAAACATACAGTTGTCATACCTCTTTACAACAAAGAAAAGTATATAGATGATACGATTCGTTCGCTTGCTTTTCAAGATAGCAAAGCATCGCAAATTATTATTATTGATGATTTTAGTACAGATCGAAGTCTGGTTTGTTTAAAAGATTCCATATCGTTTTTTGCTCCACAATTTTTGAAAACAGATATTAAAATCATTGAATTAAAGGAAAATAAAGGCCCTAGTAATGCAAGGAATATTGGTATAGAACTAGCAACTGGAGATCTTATAAGTTTTTTGGATGCTGACGATTGTTATACTCCTTCTTGTTTAAGTGATGTTAATTTAATCATGGAACAGGAAAATATAGGTGTTTTGGTACTTGGAATTTTATTGATTCCGTCAGATTATTATTTGCCAAATATTAAGTCGTTTGAATCAGAGTTGACTTCTCTTTCAAATGAATTGTTTTTAATACCTAATGCGTTGCATAGTATTAGTTCGCCAGATTTTATTATGGGTGTTGGTAGTAATGTTGTTATCCAAAAAAAATACCTAGAAGACATTCGTTACCAAACAGATGTTTCCTTAAATGAAGGAATTGATTTTTGGTATCGTATTTTAAAAAGCCTGGCTAAACAGGTACGAGTTGGATTACTGAATAAAACCTGTATTGAAGTAAGAGAGATTGAAGGAAGTTTATCTCGGAGTAGTTATGCTAATTGGAAAGAATTAGAAGTTCCAGTTATATTAAAACGATATAAGGAAAGCTCCAATCAATACGATCAACAGCTAATGGGAATGTTGTCACAAAGGTGGTTTGAACATGCAATGGAACGATTACCATCTTGGCAACAAAAAACATTATTTATCTTAAATCACTCTAGAGGCTTGATTAAAAATAGATGTTATTTCAAAATGAGAAATAAATAA
- a CDS encoding SRPBCC family protein, producing the protein MTTINLVTKIKSTKEIVFDYSRDIDIHQKSASKSNEKAIAGVMTGLINYNETVTWQGKHFGFYLTHKSRITAMNLHDYFVDEMEQGRFKSFKHEHFFEEVNEETIMTDKLQYETPYGVFGKLFDFLILEKHLTNFLLERNKILKTIAENNNIK; encoded by the coding sequence ATGACAACAATAAATCTAGTCACAAAAATAAAATCAACAAAAGAAATTGTTTTTGATTATTCAAGAGATATAGATATACATCAGAAATCTGCCTCAAAATCAAATGAGAAAGCAATAGCTGGCGTAATGACTGGACTAATCAATTATAATGAAACAGTAACTTGGCAAGGCAAACACTTCGGTTTTTATTTAACTCATAAAAGCCGAATAACAGCGATGAATCTTCACGATTATTTTGTTGACGAAATGGAACAAGGGAGATTCAAATCATTTAAACATGAACATTTTTTTGAAGAAGTAAACGAGGAAACAATCATGACAGATAAACTGCAATATGAAACTCCGTATGGCGTATTTGGAAAATTGTTTGACTTCTTAATTCTTGAAAAACATTTGACAAACTTTCTCTTGGAAAGAAATAAAATTTTAAAAACTATTGCTGAAAACAATAACATAAAATAA
- a CDS encoding GbsR/MarR family transcriptional regulator, with protein sequence MEFKEAKNKFVQTWGALGSQWGINKTMAQIHALLMVSNEPVSMEDVMEELQISRGNASMNLRALMDWGIVYKEYKTGERREFFTAEKDLDELAVKIARERSKREIKPALKILKEVSSIEAKNSAEEKHFVDQTAKLYDFVLKADNMLDKMTEFNENWLGRLVLKIMK encoded by the coding sequence ATGGAATTCAAAGAAGCAAAAAATAAATTCGTTCAAACTTGGGGAGCATTAGGTTCTCAATGGGGAATTAATAAAACCATGGCGCAAATCCATGCTTTATTAATGGTTTCCAACGAACCTGTTTCTATGGAAGATGTTATGGAAGAATTACAAATTTCCCGTGGAAATGCTAGTATGAATTTACGTGCCTTGATGGATTGGGGAATTGTCTATAAAGAATATAAAACGGGGGAAAGAAGAGAATTTTTTACTGCCGAAAAAGATTTAGATGAGCTTGCTGTAAAAATTGCACGCGAAAGAAGTAAACGTGAAATTAAACCAGCACTTAAAATCTTAAAAGAGGTTTCATCGATCGAAGCGAAAAATTCAGCAGAAGAAAAACACTTTGTAGATCAAACTGCTAAATTGTATGACTTTGTATTAAAAGCCGATAATATGCTAGACAAAATGACCGAATTTAATGAAAACTGGTTGGGACGTTTGGTTCTTAAAATAATGAAATAA
- a CDS encoding YqjF family protein, with product MSFLTAEWKNLALFNYEINPKILEKYVPPGTEIDLWDNKCYVSLVGFMFKNTKVLGIKVPFHIDFEEVNLRFYVKRFENGAWKRGVVFIKEIVPKPAITFIANTLYKEHYQTNKMKHAIIESINSKTFVYQWKNQNKWNTIEVETETTQKEIAINSEAEFITEHYFGYTKYDKDTTYEYEVTHPRWKQLRLIDYKIEVDFEDNYGQDFAFLNESKPLSAFLAIGSTITVENKKKIKS from the coding sequence ATGAGCTTTTTAACTGCAGAATGGAAAAATTTAGCATTATTTAATTACGAGATCAATCCTAAAATACTAGAGAAATATGTACCGCCTGGAACTGAGATTGATTTATGGGATAACAAATGTTATGTGAGTTTAGTTGGTTTTATGTTTAAAAACACCAAAGTATTAGGCATAAAAGTCCCTTTTCATATAGACTTTGAAGAAGTAAACCTTCGTTTTTATGTCAAACGGTTTGAAAATGGAGCATGGAAACGTGGTGTGGTTTTTATAAAAGAAATAGTTCCTAAACCAGCCATTACTTTTATTGCAAACACTCTATATAAGGAACACTACCAAACTAATAAGATGAAGCATGCTATTATTGAGAGTATAAACTCAAAAACTTTTGTTTATCAATGGAAGAATCAAAATAAGTGGAATACTATTGAGGTGGAAACCGAAACAACTCAAAAAGAAATAGCAATAAACTCAGAAGCCGAGTTCATCACCGAGCATTACTTTGGATATACCAAATACGATAAAGATACCACCTATGAATATGAGGTAACACATCCTAGATGGAAACAACTTCGCTTAATTGATTATAAAATAGAGGTTGATTTTGAAGACAACTACGGGCAAGATTTTGCTTTCCTGAATGAGTCAAAACCACTTTCGGCATTTTTAGCAATAGGCTCTACCATTACAGTTGAAAACAAGAAAAAAATAAAGTCATGA
- a CDS encoding DUF1842 domain-containing protein: protein MSGLLDSAYFAKGTIGNVGTPGAPIATFSLVVVPTQNSVSGTVVITQAVNGPDSHIVVQVNGKIYATGFGKYTKVVGLRGQYVQSSAPPAVGAFLAEFDAHFAVDNEWNGTGGFSYWQNHVENVPVASIKSLKEELN from the coding sequence ATGTCAGGTCTATTAGATAGTGCTTATTTTGCTAAAGGAACAATCGGTAACGTTGGAACACCAGGTGCTCCTATTGCCACATTTAGTTTAGTAGTTGTACCAACACAAAATAGTGTATCGGGTACAGTTGTAATTACACAGGCTGTAAATGGTCCTGATAGCCATATTGTAGTGCAGGTAAATGGAAAAATATATGCAACTGGTTTTGGAAAATATACAAAAGTAGTGGGTTTACGTGGTCAATATGTTCAGTCTTCTGCTCCTCCAGCAGTTGGCGCTTTTTTAGCTGAATTTGATGCTCATTTCGCGGTAGATAATGAGTGGAACGGAACTGGAGGTTTTTCATATTGGCAAAACCATGTTGAAAATGTACCAGTTGCGTCAATAAAAAGTTTAAAAGAGGAATTGAATTAA
- a CDS encoding DUF1843 domain-containing protein — translation MGIIMPYGVAIREALVSNDLAKMEAVAKQAKQTIKDQGDLTGALLDLLDAIDSLKKKK, via the coding sequence ATGGGAATAATTATGCCATACGGTGTCGCTATTAGAGAAGCTTTGGTATCAAATGATTTGGCTAAGATGGAGGCTGTTGCTAAACAGGCGAAGCAAACCATAAAAGACCAAGGAGACCTAACTGGAGCTTTGCTAGACTTACTAGACGCGATAGATTCACTAAAGAAGAAAAAATAA
- a CDS encoding DUF1843 domain-containing protein, giving the protein MATVLYGVGIREAIASNDLEKMVAVAEQAKKTIREQKDLHVALVELLDAIDTLRKKK; this is encoded by the coding sequence ATGGCAACAGTACTTTACGGAGTAGGAATCAGAGAAGCGATAGCATCAAATGATTTAGAAAAAATGGTTGCAGTAGCTGAACAAGCTAAGAAAACCATAAGAGAACAAAAAGATTTGCATGTAGCATTGGTTGAATTGCTTGATGCAATTGATACTTTGAGAAAGAAAAAGTAA
- a CDS encoding TIGR01777 family oxidoreductase — protein sequence MQNKLVIAAGTGFLGQVVVNHFKDKFEEIVILTRGKSKIVDTIKYVNWNAKTFSGWENELENATVLINLAGKSVDCRYTKENKREILLSRIESTRILNEAVLNCKTPPKHWLNSSTATIYRFSLDKEMDEIDGEIGNDFSINVALSWEKAFFKTETPNTLKTALRTSIVLGKNGGALVPLKTLAKFGLGGKQGKGNQFVSWIHETDFVQAVDFIIQKEMTGVVNIVSPKPIRNVDFMNELQKTVGSPFGIPISEPLLKFGAVLIRTEAELILKSRNVIPKRLQENGFQFEFDTIEKALKNLI from the coding sequence ATGCAAAATAAACTCGTCATTGCAGCCGGAACAGGATTTTTAGGTCAGGTAGTAGTCAATCATTTTAAAGATAAATTTGAAGAAATAGTAATTCTTACCCGAGGAAAATCTAAAATAGTTGACACCATTAAATACGTTAACTGGAATGCTAAAACTTTTTCTGGCTGGGAAAACGAGTTGGAAAACGCAACCGTTTTAATAAACCTTGCAGGGAAATCTGTAGATTGTCGTTATACCAAAGAAAATAAAAGAGAAATTCTACTATCTCGAATTGAAAGTACCCGAATCCTAAACGAAGCTGTTTTAAATTGTAAAACTCCACCTAAACACTGGCTAAACTCATCAACAGCTACAATTTATAGATTTTCATTAGATAAGGAAATGGATGAAATTGACGGAGAAATTGGAAATGACTTTTCTATTAATGTTGCTTTATCTTGGGAAAAGGCATTTTTTAAAACCGAAACTCCAAATACATTAAAGACTGCTTTGCGAACATCTATCGTTTTAGGAAAAAATGGAGGTGCTTTGGTTCCGCTAAAAACATTGGCAAAATTTGGTTTAGGCGGAAAACAAGGAAAAGGGAATCAATTTGTAAGCTGGATTCACGAAACTGATTTTGTACAAGCTGTAGATTTTATAATCCAAAAAGAAATGACTGGAGTTGTAAATATTGTATCTCCAAAACCAATTCGCAATGTTGATTTTATGAATGAACTCCAAAAAACTGTTGGTTCACCATTTGGGATTCCGATAAGCGAACCGTTATTAAAATTCGGAGCAGTATTAATTAGAACTGAAGCTGAATTAATCTTAAAAAGCCGAAATGTAATTCCGAAACGATTACAAGAAAATGGCTTTCAATTTGAATTTGATACAATAGAAAAAGCATTAAAAAACTTAATATAA
- a CDS encoding radical SAM/SPASM domain-containing protein: MDKTSTRYRVRDDYETATPVHVVWEITLACNLKCSHCGSRAGKVRPGELTTEQCFGVIESLKRLGTREISIIGGEAFLRKDWIEIIERIHQSGIECSMQSGAYNLNEERIIDAKKAGINNIGVSIDGMPDTHNKIRGRRDSFEHAVNCLQLLKKHNITSSVNTVITKRSKNELNELLDILIENDVKNWQIQLAVAMGNAVDNSEELIVQPYELIDFYDDLIVIYRKALAHNILIQAGNNIGYFGPYEHIWRQGNEKYYTGCSAGHTGLGIEADGKIKGCPSLPTSAYTGGNVKDMELEDIWKYSEEMVFSRYRNKEELWGGCKGCYYESSCLAGCTWTSHVLFGKRGNNPFCHHRALELKKKGLKERIRKTQEAPGMSFDMGLFEIIVEDENGVIVEIQSPNDVTPILVSDNTDRVPRIPKALKLCHGCDNYVYEEEAVCSFCNADVQEVNDEYAVKMERAKDSLIKLELLMMK, translated from the coding sequence ATGGACAAGACTTCGACACGATACAGAGTAAGAGACGATTATGAAACAGCCACTCCTGTTCATGTAGTGTGGGAAATTACTTTAGCATGTAATTTGAAATGCTCACATTGCGGATCTAGAGCTGGAAAAGTAAGGCCTGGCGAATTAACTACTGAACAATGTTTTGGTGTTATCGAAAGTCTTAAACGTCTTGGTACAAGAGAAATTTCCATTATTGGTGGAGAGGCTTTTCTAAGAAAAGATTGGATTGAAATTATCGAAAGAATACATCAAAGTGGGATTGAATGTTCTATGCAGTCTGGTGCATATAATTTAAATGAAGAGCGAATCATTGATGCAAAAAAAGCAGGAATAAATAATATTGGAGTTTCCATTGATGGGATGCCTGATACACATAATAAAATAAGGGGAAGAAGAGATTCTTTTGAACATGCAGTTAATTGCTTGCAACTATTAAAAAAGCACAATATAACTTCTAGCGTAAATACAGTAATTACAAAAAGAAGTAAAAATGAGCTGAATGAACTGTTGGATATTCTTATTGAAAATGATGTAAAGAACTGGCAAATACAACTAGCTGTTGCTATGGGAAATGCCGTAGATAACTCAGAAGAATTGATAGTTCAACCTTATGAATTAATTGATTTTTATGACGACCTTATCGTGATATACAGAAAAGCCTTAGCACATAATATTTTAATACAGGCAGGAAATAACATTGGTTATTTTGGACCATATGAACATATTTGGAGACAGGGTAATGAAAAATATTATACAGGATGTTCCGCAGGACATACAGGATTAGGGATTGAGGCAGATGGTAAAATTAAAGGATGTCCGTCATTACCAACAAGTGCATATACTGGAGGTAATGTAAAAGATATGGAGCTTGAAGATATTTGGAAATATAGCGAAGAAATGGTTTTTTCCAGATATAGAAATAAAGAAGAATTATGGGGCGGTTGTAAAGGTTGCTATTACGAATCTTCTTGCTTAGCGGGCTGTACATGGACTAGTCATGTGTTGTTTGGTAAGAGAGGTAATAATCCTTTTTGTCATCATCGCGCTCTAGAATTAAAAAAGAAAGGTCTTAAGGAACGAATAAGAAAAACGCAAGAAGCACCAGGAATGTCTTTTGATATGGGACTTTTTGAGATTATTGTTGAAGATGAAAATGGCGTAATAGTAGAAATACAATCACCTAATGATGTCACTCCAATTTTGGTTTCAGATAATACAGATAGAGTTCCAAGAATACCCAAAGCACTTAAGTTATGCCACGGATGTGATAATTATGTTTATGAAGAAGAAGCAGTTTGCAGTTTTTGTAATGCTGACGTCCAAGAAGTGAATGATGAATACGCCGTTAAAATGGAAAGAGCAAAAGACTCGTTAATAAAATTAGAATTATTAATGATGAAGTAG